The following are encoded together in the Flavobacteriales bacterium genome:
- a CDS encoding DUF2480 family protein produces MEPIRNKVAESGLITFNLEDLYQVGPRKTFDLKDFLFEGLILREKDYRQQLKEFDWSEYQDAFVNIECTADAIVPQWACMLAATYLQPVAKRVVMGTSETLETVLYQEALSNLNLSQFQDERVIVKGCSKYPVPTSAFVEFVSKLTPVAKSVMYGEACSTVPLFKR; encoded by the coding sequence ATGGAACCGATCAGAAACAAGGTTGCCGAAAGCGGTCTCATCACGTTCAACTTGGAAGACCTTTACCAAGTCGGTCCTCGCAAAACTTTCGACCTGAAAGATTTCCTATTTGAAGGACTTATTCTCCGAGAGAAAGACTACCGACAGCAACTCAAAGAATTCGATTGGAGTGAGTACCAGGATGCATTTGTGAATATTGAATGCACGGCAGATGCCATTGTTCCGCAATGGGCTTGCATGTTGGCTGCAACTTACCTTCAACCTGTTGCAAAACGAGTGGTCATGGGAACTTCCGAAACCTTGGAAACCGTGCTTTACCAAGAAGCACTTTCAAACCTCAATCTATCTCAATTCCAAGACGAACGCGTAATTGTGAAAGGTTGTAGCAAGTATCCTGTTCCAACCTCGGCTTTCGTGGAGTTTGTTTCCAAACTCACACCCGTTGCAAAAAGCGTGATGTATGGAGAGGCTTGCAGTACGGTGCCGCTTTTTAAGCGTTAG
- a CDS encoding ATP-binding cassette domain-containing protein — protein sequence MQSYWSIIALLKNYKGQVLTVVLFNILSVIFSLFSLTMVVPLLGVLFGIQPIVTEKPTFAFNPNHLIDLFYYEVSKLILNDAGEITTEGQMHALVFICAFVIITFFLKNLFRYLALYFSAPLKNGVVRDIRNRLYHKVLNLPIAYFSEEKKGDIIAKMTGDVQEVETSIMSSVEVVFKEPFTIIFFLGTLVVWSPQLTIFVLILLPVTGLVIGRVGKSLKRSSKKVQNQMGVLVSSMLETLSGLRIIKAFNAIDTSYEKFQAENEDYLRQKVKMIRKQYLASPLSEVLGTIVMVMVIYRGGSLVLNGDGLTADLFIGYIVVFSQLIQPSKALTSSIYMIQKGMAAAERIDTVLNASETIREKPNAIGLEKFEKEIEFRNVSFSYENGVNVLKNINLTVKRGRTVAFVGPSGAGKTTLVDLLPRFYDPTEGSVFIDGIDIRDAKAWDLRAKLGIVTQEAILFNDTVFNNIAFGLKGITEEEVMNAAKVANAHDFISQMDKGYHTNIGEDGGKLSGGQRQRISIARAILHNPPILILDEATSALDAESEKLVQDALFKLMENRTSLVIAHRLSTIQFADEIIVIDDGKIIERGNHLGLIAHNGVYKKLYEMQAFV from the coding sequence ATGCAGAGCTACTGGAGCATTATTGCGCTTCTGAAAAATTACAAGGGTCAGGTGCTGACCGTGGTCCTGTTCAATATCCTCTCGGTCATCTTCTCGCTGTTCTCGCTTACAATGGTGGTTCCGTTACTTGGTGTGCTGTTCGGTATTCAACCCATCGTTACCGAAAAGCCGACATTCGCGTTCAACCCGAACCATCTCATCGACCTGTTCTATTATGAGGTGAGCAAGCTCATTTTGAACGATGCGGGTGAGATAACGACCGAAGGGCAAATGCATGCGCTGGTGTTCATCTGCGCATTTGTCATCATCACCTTCTTCCTCAAAAACCTGTTCCGATACTTGGCGCTTTACTTCAGCGCACCGCTGAAGAACGGTGTGGTCCGCGATATTCGAAATCGTCTGTATCATAAGGTGTTGAATCTGCCGATCGCCTACTTCTCGGAGGAGAAAAAAGGAGACATCATTGCCAAGATGACGGGCGATGTTCAGGAAGTGGAAACATCCATCATGAGTTCGGTTGAGGTGGTTTTCAAGGAGCCGTTCACCATCATTTTCTTCCTCGGAACATTGGTGGTTTGGAGTCCTCAACTTACGATTTTCGTGCTTATCCTGCTTCCAGTTACTGGACTCGTTATTGGTCGTGTGGGCAAAAGTTTGAAGCGTTCCTCCAAGAAAGTACAGAACCAGATGGGTGTGTTGGTCTCGTCCATGCTGGAGACACTTTCAGGATTGCGCATCATCAAGGCGTTCAACGCGATTGACACTTCGTATGAGAAATTCCAAGCGGAGAACGAGGATTACCTGCGCCAAAAGGTGAAGATGATCCGAAAGCAGTATCTGGCCAGCCCGCTGAGCGAGGTTCTCGGAACCATTGTCATGGTGATGGTGATTTATCGCGGTGGCTCGCTTGTCCTGAATGGAGATGGCCTCACGGCCGATCTTTTCATCGGTTATATTGTTGTTTTCTCGCAGCTCATTCAGCCCTCCAAAGCACTCACATCTTCCATCTATATGATCCAGAAAGGGATGGCTGCCGCAGAAAGAATCGACACGGTCCTGAACGCTTCGGAGACCATCCGTGAAAAGCCGAATGCCATTGGGTTGGAGAAATTCGAGAAAGAGATCGAGTTCAGGAATGTGAGCTTCTCTTACGAGAATGGCGTGAATGTGCTGAAGAACATCAACCTGACGGTGAAACGAGGTCGGACCGTTGCGTTCGTTGGTCCTTCGGGTGCTGGCAAGACTACGTTGGTTGACCTGCTTCCTCGATTCTACGACCCGACTGAAGGTTCGGTTTTCATCGATGGTATTGACATCCGCGATGCAAAGGCATGGGATCTGCGCGCCAAGTTGGGAATCGTGACTCAGGAGGCGATTCTCTTCAATGATACTGTCTTCAACAACATCGCTTTCGGGCTGAAAGGCATCACCGAAGAAGAAGTGATGAACGCGGCCAAAGTGGCCAACGCGCATGATTTCATTTCGCAGATGGATAAAGGTTATCACACCAACATTGGTGAAGATGGCGGCAAGCTTTCGGGCGGACAGCGACAACGCATAAGCATTGCAAGAGCCATTCTCCACAACCCACCGATTCTGATCTTGGATGAGGCAACCTCTGCGCTTGATGCCGAAAGCGAGAAACTGGTTCAGGACGCGCTTTTCAAACTAATGGAAAACCGTACATCGCTGGTGATCGCCCACCGTCTTTCAACCATTCAGTTTGCAGATGAGATCATTGTGATCGATGACGGGAAGATCATCGAGCGTGGTAACCACTTGGGACTGATCGCCCACAACGGGGTTTACAAGAAACTCTACGAAATGCAGGCGTTCGTCTAA
- the rbfA gene encoding 30S ribosome-binding factor RbfA translates to MESTRQKKVSRVIQRELGTYFQRNVGLYAKGGMITVTQVRVSPDLGVAKVFLSIFAVPDKQVVLNLIKERAWEVRKYLAHERNELRVAPELIFYLDDSLDHIERIDQLLKGD, encoded by the coding sequence ATGGAAAGCACACGACAGAAGAAGGTTTCGAGGGTGATCCAACGTGAGTTGGGCACGTATTTTCAACGGAATGTTGGCCTTTACGCCAAAGGCGGAATGATAACTGTGACACAGGTACGCGTCAGTCCTGATCTTGGCGTGGCGAAGGTTTTCCTCAGCATTTTCGCTGTGCCCGATAAGCAGGTGGTTCTCAACCTGATCAAGGAACGGGCTTGGGAAGTGCGTAAATACCTGGCGCACGAACGCAACGAACTGCGTGTGGCGCCCGAACTCATTTTCTATTTGGATGATTCGTTGGATCACATTGAGCGCATCGATCAACTCCTGAAAGGCGATTAA
- a CDS encoding FtsX-like permease family protein, which yields MNLPVHIARRYLFSKKSHNAINIVSGISVAGVAVVTAAMVIVLSVFNGFEGLVISLYNVFEAPVVIKPAEGKTMELTSIPLDEILATPGVKGYVETLEESCLIRYRDKQYFARVKGVSDNFQELTDIDSMVVKGDAAMHVNGAPSAIIGAGVAYHLGVNVNDPINSLEVYVPKRGTRATIDPTKAFNVKHIYATGVFSIQQDFDLSYVITPIRFARELLDHEGRVSSIELALNSDADMESVREALQEKLGDKYVVKDRFQQNEILYKIMKSEKWAVFMILSFILMISIFNVIGSLTMLILEKKKDINILRSMGASEQLIQRIFVLEGVFISMIGAVGGLLLGLLVCFVQIQFELVKLNGGGNYIVQAYPVDVQPLDVLYVFLVVGTIGLLAAWLPVRKVIRPVEALRIVQE from the coding sequence TTGAACCTTCCCGTTCACATAGCCAGACGCTACCTCTTTTCGAAGAAATCGCACAACGCGATCAACATCGTTTCGGGTATTTCGGTGGCCGGTGTTGCCGTGGTCACGGCTGCCATGGTCATTGTGCTTTCAGTTTTCAACGGGTTCGAAGGACTGGTGATCTCGCTTTATAATGTGTTCGAAGCTCCCGTTGTCATCAAACCTGCGGAAGGGAAAACCATGGAGTTGACTTCCATTCCGTTGGATGAGATCCTTGCCACACCAGGCGTAAAAGGCTACGTGGAAACGCTGGAAGAAAGCTGCCTCATCCGCTATCGCGATAAGCAGTATTTCGCCCGTGTGAAGGGCGTTTCGGACAATTTCCAAGAACTCACCGACATTGACAGCATGGTGGTGAAAGGCGATGCGGCCATGCACGTGAACGGAGCGCCTTCGGCCATCATTGGTGCGGGCGTGGCGTATCATTTGGGTGTGAATGTGAATGACCCCATCAACTCGCTTGAAGTGTATGTGCCAAAACGAGGAACACGTGCCACCATCGACCCGACAAAGGCATTCAATGTGAAGCACATTTACGCAACGGGTGTGTTCTCCATTCAGCAGGATTTTGATCTGAGTTACGTGATCACGCCCATCCGATTTGCGCGGGAATTGTTGGATCACGAAGGGCGTGTTTCATCGATTGAATTGGCGCTGAACTCAGATGCCGATATGGAATCGGTTCGTGAAGCACTACAGGAAAAATTGGGTGATAAGTATGTGGTGAAAGACCGCTTTCAGCAGAACGAGATCCTATACAAGATCATGAAGAGTGAGAAATGGGCGGTTTTCATGATCCTGTCGTTTATTCTCATGATCTCCATTTTTAACGTGATCGGCTCACTCACCATGCTTATCCTCGAAAAGAAAAAAGACATCAACATCTTGCGCAGCATGGGTGCCAGCGAGCAGCTCATCCAGCGCATTTTTGTGCTGGAAGGTGTGTTCATTTCCATGATCGGTGCAGTGGGCGGACTACTGCTCGGATTGCTGGTCTGTTTCGTGCAGATCCAGTTTGAGTTGGTAAAACTCAATGGAGGCGGAAATTATATTGTGCAGGCATATCCTGTTGATGTTCAGCCGCTGGATGTACTCTACGTCTTCCTCGTGGTCGGAACCATCGGCTTGCTTGCTGCGTGGCTACCAGTTCGGAAGGTCATCCGACCTGTAGAGGCACTGCGGATCGTGCAGGAGTGA
- a CDS encoding aldehyde dehydrogenase family protein, translating to MSDIMKEYPLSVAGKEVVTENHLNVLDPYNNDIVAKTYLAGKEELELAIKAAQAVQKELWALPTHVRANALEQISDELHERRVELAKLLAAECAKPMKYAQGEIDRAVQTFKIASEEAKRLPSEVIQLDTTPAGENREGIVKYFPVGLVAGIAPFNFPINLVAHKIAPAIAAGCPIILKPASSTPLSSLELVRIIEKTALPKGSVTVLPMNRESGSQLVTDERFKLLTFTGSPEVGWEMKAQAGKKRVVLELGGNAGVIISEGTDLDKALPRLLVGAFAYSGQVCIHAQRFYVHRSLFDAFCEKMKAGAEQLKWGDPLNAETDISAMIDEANTHRMAEWLKEATDAGAKVVSGGFEKDGIFAPTILTNVKNELRVCSEEVFGPIITVEAFDEFEQAIDMLNNTRFGLQAGVYTDSITEMNLAFERIECGGVIINDVPTFRVDQMPYGGIKDSGFGREGLKYAILDMMEPRILVKPK from the coding sequence ATTTCGGACATTATGAAAGAATACCCATTATCGGTCGCAGGCAAAGAGGTGGTCACGGAGAATCACCTGAACGTGCTCGACCCATACAACAACGATATTGTTGCCAAAACCTACTTGGCAGGAAAAGAGGAGCTGGAATTGGCCATCAAAGCCGCTCAAGCGGTACAAAAAGAGCTTTGGGCACTTCCTACGCACGTTCGCGCGAATGCATTGGAGCAGATCTCGGACGAACTGCATGAGCGAAGAGTTGAGTTGGCCAAACTGCTTGCAGCGGAATGCGCCAAACCAATGAAGTACGCACAAGGCGAAATTGATCGCGCAGTGCAGACCTTCAAAATTGCAAGCGAGGAAGCCAAACGATTACCAAGCGAAGTGATACAATTGGACACCACTCCTGCAGGCGAGAACCGCGAAGGCATTGTCAAGTATTTTCCTGTTGGTTTGGTGGCAGGAATCGCGCCTTTCAACTTCCCGATCAACTTGGTGGCGCACAAGATCGCCCCAGCCATTGCTGCGGGCTGTCCCATTATTCTGAAACCCGCCTCTTCCACTCCACTTTCTTCGTTGGAGCTGGTGCGGATCATTGAAAAAACGGCTCTGCCGAAAGGCTCGGTCACGGTGCTGCCGATGAACCGCGAATCGGGCAGTCAGTTGGTGACGGATGAGCGTTTCAAACTGCTCACGTTTACGGGTTCGCCCGAAGTGGGCTGGGAAATGAAAGCACAGGCGGGCAAAAAACGCGTAGTGCTGGAACTGGGCGGAAATGCGGGAGTCATCATCTCCGAAGGAACAGACCTGGATAAGGCATTACCGCGATTGCTGGTCGGAGCGTTTGCGTACTCAGGACAAGTGTGCATTCATGCGCAGCGGTTCTATGTGCACCGTTCGCTGTTCGATGCATTCTGCGAGAAGATGAAAGCGGGAGCCGAGCAACTGAAATGGGGCGACCCATTGAATGCTGAAACAGACATCTCTGCCATGATAGATGAAGCCAACACGCACCGCATGGCCGAATGGCTGAAGGAGGCTACCGATGCGGGAGCCAAGGTAGTTTCGGGCGGATTTGAGAAGGACGGCATCTTCGCGCCCACCATCCTCACGAACGTGAAAAACGAACTGCGCGTTTGCTCGGAAGAGGTTTTCGGCCCCATCATTACCGTTGAGGCGTTTGATGAATTCGAACAGGCCATCGACATGCTGAATAACACGCGGTTCGGATTGCAGGCGGGTGTTTACACCGATAGCATTACCGAAATGAACCTGGCGTTTGAGCGCATTGAATGTGGAGGCGTTATCATAAATGATGTACCGACCTTCCGAGTGGATCAGATGCCGTACGGTGGCATCAAAGACAGCGGCTTTGGCCGCGAAGGATTGAAATACGCCATCTTGGACATGATGGAGCCACGCATTCTGGTGAAGCCGAAATAG
- a CDS encoding EamA family transporter, whose protein sequence is MQTTTLRSWLLLLLIGFIWGSSFILMKKGLLLFAPNEVAALRMSLAWLVTMPFLVPRFREIKPQEWLVLLSVGLLGNGIPAILFATAQKTMDSAPVGMLNSLVPIFTLVFGVLLFKVKTWTRQVIGLLVGLVGALILIIGPEGIGGLRWEAVLVVIASACYAFNLNMIKRFLPKMPSTLITSAAFLWIGPMCLVYLSFTDFFGKMDAELFPVSFSAITVLSVVGTSFAVLLFNTLIQTGGPLFASMVTYVVPVFAVMWGVIDGENIHFYQLFGVLIILLGVYLVQKPVK, encoded by the coding sequence ATGCAAACCACCACGCTCCGTAGTTGGCTTCTCCTTTTACTGATCGGATTCATCTGGGGCAGTTCGTTCATTCTGATGAAGAAAGGGTTGCTCCTTTTTGCACCGAATGAGGTAGCGGCACTCCGCATGAGCTTGGCCTGGCTGGTCACGATGCCATTTCTTGTTCCGCGTTTCCGCGAGATAAAGCCACAGGAATGGTTGGTGCTGCTAAGTGTTGGGCTGCTCGGCAACGGAATTCCTGCCATTCTGTTCGCTACCGCGCAGAAAACCATGGACAGCGCACCTGTGGGAATGCTCAATTCGCTCGTTCCCATTTTCACGCTCGTTTTCGGGGTTCTGCTTTTCAAAGTTAAAACGTGGACAAGGCAAGTGATTGGGCTGTTGGTCGGTCTGGTCGGGGCTTTGATCCTGATCATTGGTCCAGAAGGAATCGGAGGCCTTCGTTGGGAAGCCGTTCTTGTGGTCATCGCCAGTGCGTGTTATGCTTTCAATCTGAACATGATAAAACGGTTTCTGCCCAAGATGCCTTCAACGCTCATTACTTCAGCGGCTTTTCTTTGGATCGGTCCGATGTGTTTGGTTTACCTGTCGTTCACCGATTTTTTCGGGAAAATGGATGCTGAGTTGTTTCCAGTTTCGTTCTCGGCCATTACCGTTCTTTCCGTTGTCGGAACTTCGTTTGCCGTGCTGCTTTTCAATACGCTTATTCAAACAGGAGGGCCGCTTTTCGCTTCCATGGTCACGTATGTCGTACCCGTATTTGCCGTAATGTGGGGCGTGATAGATGGGGAAAACATACACTTCTACCAACTGTTCGGAGTACTCATCATTCTGTTAGGCGTGTATTTGGTCCAAAAGCCAGTTAAATGA
- a CDS encoding T9SS type A sorting domain-containing protein: protein MKKQLLSALLVALLPTIAFSQSTTLQQVSAIFQGNCTTGCHSGANPSAGLDLSGSGTALMDALVGVTPVNPAAAAKGYKLVDPGYPHNSFILYKCAYTDWDDQFGMDVSEGNPMPDGGSPLEKEEVELIRQWILHGAPETGHVVSPATLYNYYHGLGKARVPRPEPPAPGEGFQLHMGPFFLDPGEEVEFYKKEKLFNENVENVIRYDVMFNDESHHFLLFQFDPGTDSTIAEGLRPVTVQNAFQDAKYMVGWVDPDSTILPPGTGYPIHENSVLDLNLHLINYAYNGDSVLAAESYVNFLTDNNSPDLIEMHSELLINLSIFIPNSGTEVTFPNTATFGPSSTDSIYIWFLSSHTHKYGTDYDIYKRNPDGSQGEQLYEGFYNTTYDFNAGYYDWEHPANLYLDKVYGELIPVAEKDGLIQVAKYRIPGNANEPAPFITFGLTTSDEMMLAFIQYTREPIPTAPVNPEGIADVKKGDASFMTIYPNPTNGTSNIRFSLDERADVQLNVFNSLGQQVKQLYAGSMTAGQANFTFDAATGSDPNGLYLVQLLVNGKVYSDRLLHIGR from the coding sequence ATGAAGAAACAATTACTTTCTGCCCTGTTGGTGGCGTTATTACCAACAATTGCATTTTCCCAATCAACAACTCTACAGCAGGTAAGTGCCATTTTTCAGGGCAACTGCACAACCGGGTGCCATAGCGGGGCCAATCCGAGTGCGGGGTTGGATCTGAGTGGAAGCGGAACTGCTTTGATGGATGCTTTGGTGGGTGTGACCCCGGTCAATCCGGCCGCTGCTGCAAAGGGATATAAACTGGTCGATCCAGGTTATCCGCACAATAGTTTCATTCTGTATAAGTGTGCATACACAGATTGGGATGATCAGTTTGGAATGGATGTTTCTGAAGGAAATCCGATGCCTGATGGTGGAAGCCCACTCGAAAAAGAAGAAGTGGAGTTGATCAGACAGTGGATTTTGCATGGAGCCCCAGAGACCGGACACGTGGTAAGTCCTGCTACGTTGTACAACTACTACCATGGCCTCGGAAAAGCACGTGTTCCAAGACCTGAACCACCAGCACCTGGAGAAGGTTTTCAGTTGCACATGGGGCCTTTCTTCTTGGATCCGGGAGAAGAAGTGGAGTTCTACAAAAAAGAAAAGCTGTTCAATGAGAACGTTGAGAACGTGATTCGCTATGATGTAATGTTCAATGATGAGTCGCATCACTTCCTGTTGTTCCAATTCGATCCTGGAACAGACAGCACGATTGCGGAAGGGCTTCGTCCAGTTACGGTACAGAATGCGTTTCAGGATGCGAAATACATGGTTGGTTGGGTTGATCCGGACAGCACGATCCTACCTCCGGGAACGGGCTATCCGATCCATGAAAATTCTGTATTGGATCTGAACCTGCATCTCATCAACTATGCTTACAATGGCGATTCTGTGCTTGCTGCTGAATCGTATGTCAATTTCCTAACGGACAATAACTCGCCCGATCTGATTGAGATGCACAGCGAACTGTTGATCAATCTCAGCATCTTTATTCCGAATTCGGGAACAGAGGTCACTTTCCCGAACACTGCGACATTCGGTCCGAGTTCAACAGATTCCATTTACATCTGGTTCTTGTCATCACATACCCACAAGTATGGAACGGATTACGACATCTACAAGCGAAATCCTGACGGAAGCCAAGGCGAGCAGTTGTATGAAGGGTTTTACAACACCACTTACGACTTCAATGCAGGGTATTATGATTGGGAACATCCGGCCAACCTGTATTTGGATAAAGTCTATGGAGAGTTGATTCCGGTGGCAGAGAAAGATGGATTGATTCAAGTGGCCAAGTACCGCATTCCCGGAAATGCGAACGAACCGGCACCGTTCATTACATTCGGTCTTACAACCTCCGATGAAATGATGTTGGCGTTCATACAATATACGAGAGAACCAATTCCAACGGCTCCGGTAAATCCGGAGGGAATTGCTGACGTTAAGAAAGGGGATGCTTCCTTCATGACGATTTACCCGAACCCGACCAACGGGACCTCAAACATCCGGTTCAGTTTGGATGAGCGTGCTGATGTGCAACTGAACGTGTTCAACAGCCTTGGACAGCAGGTGAAGCAGCTTTATGCAGGTTCGATGACCGCTGGTCAGGCCAACTTCACGTTCGATGCTGCGACTGGTTCAGATCCGAACGGATTGTATCTGGTACAACTACTGGTGAACGGTAAGGTTTACTCTGATAGATTGCTGCATATCGGCCGTTGA
- the rplU gene encoding 50S ribosomal protein L21, translating to MYAVVDIAGQQFKVEKDSKVYAHRVEGKEGSKVTFDKVLLLEDGGKVSVGAPTVAGATVTAKIVAHVKDDKVQVFKKKRRKGYQKLNGHRQSLTELVIEGISAKGAAKAEKKEAAPKAEKKEEAPATEAKSEE from the coding sequence ATGTACGCAGTCGTTGATATAGCTGGTCAGCAGTTCAAGGTTGAGAAAGACTCAAAAGTTTACGCTCACCGCGTTGAAGGAAAAGAAGGTTCTAAAGTGACCTTCGACAAGGTTCTTCTTTTGGAAGACGGTGGAAAAGTATCTGTTGGAGCACCAACTGTTGCTGGAGCTACTGTTACAGCCAAAATCGTTGCTCATGTGAAAGACGATAAGGTTCAGGTATTCAAGAAGAAAAGAAGAAAAGGATACCAGAAATTGAACGGTCACCGTCAGTCATTGACAGAGTTGGTAATCGAAGGAATTTCTGCAAAAGGTGCTGCAAAAGCTGAGAAGAAAGAAGCTGCGCCAAAGGCTGAGAAAAAAGAGGAGGCTCCAGCAACTGAGGCCAAATCAGAAGAATAA
- a CDS encoding 50S ribosomal protein L27, which yields MAHKKGAGSSKNGRESESKRLGVKIFGGQAAVAGNIIVRQRGTQHHPGENVGIGKDHTLFALTDGTVEFRKRKDNRSFVSVVPAS from the coding sequence ATGGCACACAAAAAAGGAGCCGGTAGTTCCAAAAACGGACGTGAATCAGAAAGTAAAAGACTCGGAGTGAAGATCTTCGGAGGTCAGGCTGCTGTTGCAGGAAACATCATCGTGCGTCAGCGCGGTACTCAGCATCACCCAGGTGAGAATGTAGGTATCGGTAAAGATCATACGCTTTTCGCTTTGACCGATGGTACTGTTGAGTTCAGAAAAAGAAAAGACAATCGTTCTTTCGTATCGGTAGTTCCTGCAAGCTAA
- the serS gene encoding serine--tRNA ligase has translation MLQTHYINENREEVIARLAVRGFDATEAIDSVISLDNKRRATQTELDSTLAESNQLAKEIGGLFKQGKADEANAAKAKAGELKERASELQNAMHEVQNELNELLYHLPNLPHASVPKGKSDTDNEVVSTHGTKPEFAGEVEPHWDLVKKYNLIDFELGAKITGAGFPLYVGKGAQLQRALINFFLDEARAAGYTEFIPPFVVNEASGYGTGQLPDKEGQMYHMQLDDLYMIPTAEVPLTNIFRDVILTSDELPKKLTAYSPCFRREAGSYGKDVKGLNRLHQFDKVEIVQIVEPSTSYDVLETMVAHVQGLLDKLGLHYRVLRLCGGDLGFTSALTFDMEVWSGGQDRWLEVSSISNFETFQANRLKCRYRSGNDKPQLVHTLNGSALALPRIMAALLENNQTDNGINIPEVLHRYTGFERIE, from the coding sequence ATGCTACAGACACATTACATCAACGAGAATAGAGAGGAAGTGATCGCCCGTTTGGCGGTTAGGGGTTTTGATGCCACCGAAGCGATCGACAGTGTCATTTCTCTGGACAACAAGCGAAGAGCTACGCAAACGGAGTTGGATAGCACATTGGCTGAATCCAATCAGTTGGCGAAAGAAATCGGTGGACTTTTCAAGCAGGGAAAAGCAGACGAGGCCAATGCTGCAAAGGCCAAAGCAGGCGAACTGAAAGAACGTGCATCTGAGCTGCAGAACGCTATGCACGAAGTGCAGAATGAGCTCAATGAGCTGTTGTATCACTTACCCAATTTGCCACATGCGAGTGTACCGAAAGGAAAGTCGGATACAGACAATGAGGTTGTTTCCACGCATGGTACAAAACCAGAATTTGCTGGAGAGGTTGAACCTCACTGGGATCTGGTGAAGAAGTACAACCTGATCGACTTCGAACTTGGCGCGAAGATCACAGGTGCTGGATTTCCTCTGTATGTCGGTAAAGGCGCGCAACTTCAGCGAGCATTGATCAACTTCTTCTTGGATGAGGCCCGCGCGGCTGGTTACACGGAGTTCATTCCACCGTTTGTGGTGAACGAAGCATCCGGTTACGGCACTGGACAGTTGCCAGATAAGGAAGGTCAGATGTACCACATGCAGTTGGATGATCTTTATATGATTCCAACTGCGGAAGTGCCGCTGACAAACATTTTCAGAGATGTTATTCTAACTTCGGATGAACTTCCGAAAAAACTCACGGCCTATTCTCCCTGTTTCCGTAGAGAGGCCGGTTCTTACGGAAAGGATGTGAAAGGTCTGAACCGTTTGCATCAGTTCGATAAGGTTGAAATTGTTCAGATCGTGGAGCCAAGCACCAGTTATGATGTGCTTGAAACGATGGTGGCGCATGTGCAAGGGTTGCTCGACAAACTTGGTTTGCATTATCGCGTGCTTCGTTTGTGTGGTGGTGACCTTGGATTTACATCTGCGCTGACGTTCGATATGGAAGTTTGGTCTGGCGGCCAGGACCGTTGGTTGGAGGTGAGTTCCATTTCAAACTTCGAGACCTTCCAAGCGAACCGATTGAAGTGCCGTTACCGAAGCGGAAACGACAAACCACAATTGGTACACACGCTGAATGGAAGCGCCTTGGCATTGCCTCGAATTATGGCTGCACTCTTGGAAAACAATCAGACTGACAACGGAATCAACATTCCAGAAGTGCTACACAGGTACACAGGTTTCGAACGGATCGAATGA